A single Corvus hawaiiensis isolate bCorHaw1 chromosome 24, bCorHaw1.pri.cur, whole genome shotgun sequence DNA region contains:
- the LOC125337838 gene encoding arf-GAP with GTPase, ANK repeat and PH domain-containing protein 3-like: MPREERESWIRAKYEQRLFLAPLPAAEAPLAERLLGAVREQDLPAVLLLLAHSHKDQLNVAMGDTDRRTALHLACDTAQVVVTQLLVWYGADVRARDGHGRTALFYARRAGSRECADILLQHGCPGEGPGSPPTPGSPPTPGPPTLGGPPTPGPRRRSSCASVGPCEPRSALV, from the exons ATgcccagggaggagagggaatcgTGGATCCGCGCCAAGTACGAGCAGCGGCTGTTCCTGGCACCGCTGCCCGCGGCCGAGGCGCCGCTGGCCGAGCGGCTGCTGGGGGCCGTGCGGGAGCAGGACCTGCCCgcggtgctgctgctcctggcccaCAGCCACAAGGACCAGCTCAACGTGGCCATGGGGGACACGGACCGGCGCACGGCGCTGCACCTGGCCTGCGACACCGCCCAGGTGGTCGTCACCCAGCTGCTGGTGTGG TACGGGGCCGATGTGCGGGCACGGGATGGCCACGGCCGCACCGCGCTGTTCTACGCCCGCCGCGCCGGCAGCCGCGAGTGCGCCGACATCCTGCTGCAGCACGGCTGCCCCGGCGAGGGGCCCGGCAGCCCCCCgacccccggcagccccccgACCCCCGGCCCTCCGACCCTCGGCGGCCCCCCGacccccgggccccgccgccgcagCAGCTGCGCCAGCGTGGGCCCCTGCGAGCCCCGGTCCGCCCTGGTATAG